A genomic region of Nymphaea colorata isolate Beijing-Zhang1983 chromosome 2, ASM883128v2, whole genome shotgun sequence contains the following coding sequences:
- the LOC116246713 gene encoding E3 ubiquitin-protein ligase CIP8-like, which produces MEQIDWHTVQSLRSKRHPKEDLELRLGHSLFSKGGTMTANCALRFPEPITIDDDDDDVQIFSPRSFIEGRGMFSHSRSWAPVITEEDLELRLGFREYPKNKINIFEDGEDGGASVRQFDKKKGAAGSSSRSMDMKVNLTCAICMDTMKEETSTLCGHIFCHSCITSAINLQKKCPTCRRKLSTNNIHRIYLPGTS; this is translated from the exons ATGGAACAAATTGATTGGCATACTGTGCAGTCATTGAGATCAAAGAGACATCCAAAAGAAGATCTTGAGTTAAGACTAGgtcattctttattttcaaaaggtgGTACCATGACTGCTAATTGTGCTTTAAGGTTTCCTGAGCCCATTACCATagatgatgatgacgacgacGTGCAGATCTTTTCCCCGAGGTCCTTTATAGAG GGGAGGGGTATGTTTTCTCATAGTAGGTCCTGGGCACCAGTTATCACTGAAGAGGATTTGGAACTTCGGCTCGGATTTAGAG AATATCCAAAGAATAAGataaatatatttgaagatgGAGAGGATGGTGGTGCAAGTGTAAGGCAATTTGACAAG AAAAAAGGTGCAGCTGGATCAAGCAGTCGTTCTATGGACATGAAGGTGAATCTGACATGTGCAATCTGTATGGATACAATGAAAGAAGAGACATCAACCCTATGTGGACACATCTTCTGTCATTCCTGCATTACCAGTGCCATCAATCTTCAGAAAAAATGTCCAACCTGCAGACGGAAGCTATCGACCAATAACATACACAGGATATACCTTCCTGGAACCTCTTGA